A stretch of DNA from Tigriopus californicus strain San Diego chromosome 11, Tcal_SD_v2.1, whole genome shotgun sequence:
tctctagtcaactattttattgcttttaccatttttgacatgtttcttttatacattttacagtCTGTATAATGCTTAGACAACATATTTCCTTTATACTTTTAAAccatgacatgactaagagtcgcaataaagatatttttatcattattattatgattattattattaattgaCCCTATGTTGGTTTAATGTTGATTCATAGACCCAAATATTTTACTTGAGGCCTCTAATTTGACCCATTAACCGAAAAAAAGTCTTCAAGGTGTCTAACTAAGCCAACAAATTACTCTGGATGCAAAATCCGAATGTATGACAGTCATTGCCCCCATAATACCAGACCCATCAAATCTGACATCCCGGATGCTAGGTGAGCAACCACTCATTTCGAGCACTTCAACTGTCGCGAAAGTACGTGAAGCATCTTTCTTTTCTGGAGACAGGATAAACGAACCTTTTCTTGGCCCATTCAATTGGCCTAAATAATCCTGATTGGTCCAGCAATCCTGACCGAAGGACATTGTGCCTAAAGATGGTGTATGTATTCAGGGTCTCTATGTGCATTGCTTTTGAGATGATCTTTTAGCCAAGATGAGATTTGTTGTGTCCTTACAATATTGTCGATCCCCGATTTTGAGAGCAAATCGGAAAGTCGTCAGTGGCTCAAGGCCACAATACACGGGTAAGACCCTTCCTTCTCCGCTGATGTCCGTTCTCATTTCACTCTATCCTGCTTCTCTTTAAGAGGAGGCAAGGAGGGATCCCTCAAGAACGTCTAACATGATCAAAGGGGAAAAGAAAGCAACAAGTCTTTCTTTTACCAGTGGCTCTTTTTCCGCCCAAATAGCTTCACAGCACAGATCCTTGGCGACGCCAAAGAGGGAATAAATTGACGACCCTCACTTTTCTGCCTTCCGAAGAATCActctctcattttcttgttctcATGTGAAGGTTATCCAGCCAAGTGATTCTTGCCACAACTCCCTTCAAACCATTCTGGTAGGTGTGATTCTCCGAATTCAATAAAATCAGAGAGTTTTTAGACTAGCGAAATACTGTTTATATTTCATTACCTTCATTGGAGCCGGTTCTGAGCGTTCTGACATAATTCGccatattttcaaagaacCATGGACAAAGAGACGCTAAGCCTCAATAAAATGAGTTTGGTGGTGGAGGATCCTAAGTTGGACTCCAAAGCCCCTCTTTTGAAGTCCCCAATGAGATCCCTGAGCCAATCCGAATTGGAACCCTCCTTGAAGAAGCTTGAAGGCCATTTCAAATCGATTCTCAGCTTGATCGGTGAAAATCCGGAGCGTGAAGGCCTCGTGGACACTCCCATGCGAGCAGCTAAGGCCATGATGTTCTTCACCAAAGGCAAGTTGGAACATGGACCACAATCCTGGAGATGGACCCGTTCACTTGTTTCTTTCCAGGATATGAGGACTCGATTCAACAAGCCGTCAAAACCGCCATTTTTGACGAGAATCACGATGAGATGGTGGTTGTGAAAAATATCGAAATATTCTCGCTTTGCGAGCATCACTTGGTGCCTTTCACAGGAAAAGTTAGTATTGGCTACTTGCCTCAAGGAAAGCTTTTGGGATTGAGCAAATTGGCCAGAATTGTGGAGATCTACTCCAGAAGACTTCAGGTAATTAATGGCAGATTAATTTGTGTTCTGAGTAGCTCCCATGTTCAAAACCAGTAGCACTCGTTCCACAGAAGCGATTGAGATCCTCACTTGAGCTCGATAACAAcatggaatgaaaaaaaaatcttgagagGATTCAGATCTGATCCATCCATATTTACTTCAATAaaagttttgacatttgacgTGAATACGTTTTTGCTTATTGATCAGCTTCTGTAAACTCAGACACAAAGTAAATAATTGAAGGTCAtcataaaacatgaaaaaacaaGTCGTTACATTCGAACCCTAAAAAGGGAAGTCTGAAAATCGAGTCAAGGTGATTTATTTAATTTATCATAAATCATAATGTATATCTCTCAACGTCCCTTTATGTTCCTTCCGGAGTGCACAAAGCATCACAATGGAAGAGCATtaatgaaaacagaaaaaaaatcaaaattgttgtcTGTCAACTTTTTACTAAAATGAGACAAATTCTGTCCGTTCCTTACTAGATCCattaaaacataaaaaaaaaatttgaaagtcTGACGGGGACGACTAAATGCAACTCCGGGCTATCATCTATACTCCCTTATCTACTGCAATAGATTCCTTGGCCCTAAAAGGTTTGAGAAACGCAAATTCTACTATTTCCCCTTGAACTCTTTGGAATTGACCTTTTCATTGACGTGTTTACCCATTCCGTTGGCTTTGGATTAGTCACATGTTGTGTCCGTCTGTGTGCGTGTGTTACTAAACGAATTCTCTAATCTTTTTCCCGCGCACCAATTTAGGTGCAAGAGAGATTAACCAAAGAGATTGCCCATGCTGTGGCCAAAGCTATCAATCCAAGAGGAGTGGGCGTCGTGGTGGAGGCGTGTCACATGTGTATGGTCATGCGAGGGGTTCAGAAGGTCAACAGCAAGGCCGTCACCAGCTGCATGATGGGGGTCTTTAGAGATGATCCTAAAACACGTGGAGAGTTCTTGGACCTGATTCGATTGAACTAGTTCACGGCTTTCAATGGCAATTCTGATACCTGCTTCAAATCATTCACATGACGAATATGTAACTGTACATGTTTTTAGGATTAAATACGAAATACGGCCTTAAAATTCGCTGATGGAAAGGCATTGAGCCTCCTTCGTCAACTTGGTACTTGTCAGTTTGGGGACTTTTTTTATAAGAGTTTTCGAGGCTTTCACCATGATTAGAGCCAAAATGCAAGTGGTTTCGGGGTGGCacgaaatgaaatggaacGCGAACCCTAAAGAAGGTCCCCATGGCAATGCAAATTGTGAGATTGTCAAGGCCCTTTgggtgaagaaaatgaagtcaCAATGCCGCTCACAACGACCAAAATTGAACAGCAAAAATGACGAAGATTGCGAATGAAATCAAAGATTCGAAACATACACCTTTTGATTTCGGTGAATTTGGGAGaatctttttgcttttgtgacAACGAATTTGCCTACTTTTGACTGAAGGTTAGTaaacaaaatgggaaaaaagttTGGTTTTCATTACGGGATTGGTTGGAAGCGTTTCAAATTGATCCGGACTAAGGCGACTTGTCTTCAAAAAGGTAATTAATGGTTAATAGAGCTTTTTAATTGAATGCGTTcgtgaacaactgacgttattctaTATTTCGTTATTATAGACAACATGCTcagccaaaccacactgtgcatgcattgcattttgacgtttttttcattttacttgctcTCCTAGGCAAGTAGCATCATAGtattgaaccaatttgatagtgcgttcaccgaattacaccaaacatgttcatttcgTCCCACTCGAAATCAgtcgatttttgaaaattaaatggGAGGATGGTAACAGTTGACTGTGAAGTGTGTCTTGGTTCTcgctccccaaaatgcccgaAATCAGGttgccggaccacatttttccttgaatttcctttgcttgaCATGTCCTATATTATCCACGACATACGTCATTGtccaatcaagaaaaaaagatcaaaggtTAAAGATCAGCGCGACACCTACAACAATGtgaaattgtcaataattGGCAGGTAcgtaacatttttttctccaagtgTCTTGTTTAAAAGAACGTCTAGAGCGTATCttgcaggaaaaaaaacatttgtgtgTAGCCAAGTTTACGAGTGGGCGGGGTTTTCGcttttttgcagatttttcTCATGGTCTATAACTATAACTCTCCTCTATGTTAATTCACAAGTTTGCATCAATATTTAATGGCTGAATCGCGGCTTTCAGCTAGCTCAGGTATGAAATGTGTAAGACGGTATGAACCATGTGggtcttttccttttcatcttatTCATATGATACTTTTCAAAGGGcactttgtcaaaaatatctcaaaatgaaTTCCGAAAgcatttgcaatttgaatactttgaatattttgtcgAACCAAGTTCCACGATTTGGTATTTTTAGGGGTTAAAGCGACCTGAATATGAGCAAACGCCCTGAAATATCTAAGATAGATATTCCTTGATATAATGCAATGTTTTTGGACCCTCGCAATACATACCATTaagaaatttaaaagaaaCCATCTAGTGTGCAGCTAGGGATACTATTGGAGAATAGAGGAGATAACTGAAGCCAATAACCAAATACCTCCAGAGAACCCAATCGTTAAAGAACACAGGTCAAAATTGAGTAATGAAATGTGAAAtcattcactcaatttgcCTTAGAGAACAATTTCCGGATGCTTCAGGATATAAACATGTCTTTGGTATAAGtacatcaaaatttcaattgtcaTATACTTTACAGTAAAGGGAGACcgtgatttttttctcatccaaatgGGCGAGCACTGAATCCTTGGAAAGAACCAGAACTGAACCAAGTTTTACAActcaaataatcaaacaaattacatttttcccCTTATTACAACATATTTCCACGTTCTTGCAACTCTTTTGGCCCGAAAGTCATAACCTGTAACCAAATCACTGAAAATGCTATTTTTGCAGAAGAAAAAgggcattttttttgccaatggcTTAGTGTTCCTGTTCCTAAGGTTGGGAGATTGTCCATTTCAATACATGGTTCCGCTTTGTTTATCAACAATCATGCTGTCAAGGTACTCTCTCCTGATGCAGCACTGCCATGTGGCATGTcatgtgcatattttgaggcCAAAAGCTCATGTTATGTTGGCATTTTCCACAAGTTCCTGGCTTTACAGAACCCTGAACATTGGCATTATTTGAAGGCAAAGTTGGGATTATGAATGTCAGAAGACTCGGCAGCACTGTGTTGATGTTATTATTATGATGCATGACCATTGATTGTACCCTAGCATGTTGACCCGTGGTCTTGTCCGGACAGTTCGCGGTGGGCCTGGCCTCAGTTGCTCCTACCGAAGCTTAAGCTCTCTCACCCAACGGCCCAGAGCTCTGTTGTTTGCCCGTGCTCCGGGTCCGTTCTCGCTTTGCCCTCTAGAGTATGGTCGAGTATCTCGTCGAGCCATGTCGTCAACGGAGGCCGTCCAAGCCGTCAATGGGATCCTGGTCCAAGTGTTGGGCTCATACCCAGTCACGTCCATGGCCGAGGCCTTGGCTTACGTTCACGATACCACGGGCTGCAGTTGGGCGGGTACGATCGTGGGGGCGGCCGTGTTTCTCCGATTTGGTCTCCTTCTACCCGCACAAGTGACCTCGCAAAAGGTGAGTGGATCGGACTTTGGTGGGTGATGTTTTAGAGCCCGAATTTCTTGATGATCAATAagttgaaagagaaagataaTTGGGAGTAATCTTGATACGTTGGGTTAAAGTCGAACTTTACCTGGCCAGGATTGTGAGGACACTTGGAAATCAAGGACCCAAAAAACACGTGTTTTATTGTAGTGGACAAATGCATGTCTAGTTATTAAGACTATGTTATGTATTCTAAAACTTGGTCTTGGCTTTGTTCCCACCTTTTCTTTGGGTATTTGAGCATGTTTTTATAGCAAAGTAACTTTCGGAATAAGTAAGCGATTCAAAACATAGTATCATTCAGTGTAAATATGAAACAGTCTGACTATAAACGTTACTATGAAATTCTTTTCCTAGTTATTGTGTAAAATTGGCTTGAACACATGAAGCATTTTGGATGGCTTTGAACCTACATAGCTAAAAAAATGTGCCTTAAATCTTCCTGATCATTTATAGCCATACATGCCTAAAGAACCCAAGCAAAAGTGGATTGTAAAAATATGGCCTTTAAAACTTCAAATGaagtttgattgattggtaGATTTTCAACTTATGAACTAGGCATGAATATGTTTCAAACAATAAAGTTGCCTCTCTTGGCTCCCTGATATCAAAACGCACTCATTGGTGTCATGATTATAATGTTGCTGAGGGAAATTCcgtttcaaaacaaatatgttGAAGGCTTTTATCAAGCGAATTGCACCTGTGTCCTTGCGTAGTGTCAATGTAAATTCAGGCAAAGAGTTGAAAAAAGACTTAAACTATTTATTAAGTACTGCTATTTGAGACTGCATTCGAGATTTTGAGACTTGAGACCATTTGCATTGCAATGCTTTAGTACACTTTGTTGTTAGCcacaatgaaattgttttttcttcgcCTGAGTGCGCTCATTTTCCACTTCCCTTCTTTTAAACGGATATCTGGCTTGTTTTGGACGAGAACATTTGATTTAACAACTGTGCTTTAATGCTACTAAATTTCTATTCATAGGAGTTTCTGGTTTTGAGCATTTGGAATAACAGAGAAATGGTTCTTCtccttgttttcaatttcaactaataccgttgattttgatttatgATATGTGAGAAAAtctcaaaattgcaaaatctcTCTAGCTTTTGAATGCAGCCTCAATCTGGCTCAATAATGAATGAACTTGTGTGTGAGAATGCATTCTATTGGCGTGCCTCATTGAACGAATCATTTTACTCGGTTTAGGTGGCTGCCAAGCGAGTGCTCCTGCATAAAGAGATGGATTCACAACTGATTCCTGAATTACAACGAGCCACCgcttttctttccaaagagCGAGGATGGAGTGAGGAGATGGCCAAAAAGAAATTTAACAGGTGAGATCTGCACGGGGTCAAAGATTTTACGAACGGATATTCTCATTGTGGAGTCACTTTAAACGCATTTCATTCCCGCTTTTGATCGAAAACACATTTCAGTTGTTGGGAGCCCTAGTCCCCACCCTTTAATTGATACATATTTCTTGTAGCTGCCGTAACTATTGATAGCTCTTAACTTACGATAGTTACAGGACCAAGTCAAGGTCAATCTACAAAAGGTTGTACACACATCTAAGATCATTTACTTCTTTTAGAGCCCAGCGACTAATGGTGAAAGAGAAAATCATCGAGAAGAATTGCGCTGCTTCCAAACTGTTCTTACCATTTATGATTCAAATCCCAATTTGGATCACCCTGTCCTTGGCAGTGCGTCGGCTTCTCTCAGTCCAATTGATACCGGAGGAGGCCATCATGGTTGGTATTTTGCTTCACATAAAGCCAGCTCTCTCAACCGCATTGTGCTTACTGATTTTAGAGTACCCAGGATCccaattttaatcaaaagcattttattCCTCGAGCTAAAACAAGCCCGCAATAGAAGTGACGAGAAATGCGGGTTTCAAATCTACTTTTCAGGTTCGATTTTTGGAACTGTCTCGGGAAGGCACGATGGCGTTTCCTAATTTGACCTTGGCCGATCCCACCTTTATCCTGCCTTTGACCGTGGGTTTGGGGTTCCTGCTCAACAACGAGATCAACGCTAGTCGCCACCATCAAGACATCATCCCCAAAGGTTTCCTGACCATCGCACCCAACATTGTGCGGGTATTTTCCTTGTGGATGACCTTCGTCGCCACCATAGTGCCTTCGGCAATAGCTCTTTATTGGTCGGCCAGCAGTTTAGCCGCTTTGGCCGTGACTCTCATCGCAATGAGTCCGCGATTTCGAGCCCTGGTCCGCATCCCAAAGATACCCGAGTATCCGGATAAACCTTATTCGAATGTATGGATCAATTGGGGAAATAAGTTGAGACGCTTAAGAGCCAGATTCCAGCGAAACAAGGAATAAAACGCTTTATTATtcttaaaagaaaaaccacACTCCAAGCCACACGTCATTTCATAAGCCCAAACAACCAGGGAGCCAATGACCCGTTCGTCCtgaaagaaatgacaaaagatCTAGTCTCATTACTTAAGTCTTCAGTTTGCTTGCCAGTTGACCCTCACCACAGCCGTAGCAGTAACCGTAACCTCCGTAGGGAGCATTAGGATCTCCGGGTACCGGGCTATCGGAGAGAGGGTCCTCACTTGAATCGGATTCGTTGGCATGAGCGAGAATGTCATCGTCTGAATCGTCTTCGTCCGAATCGCTTTCCACATCAATCGTGctatttattaaaaaaaaaaaaaaatcgccgTTCACTTGATTTGAACTCGAAGAGGAAGGTATGTCTTATGTTTTTCGATTTCATACCTATACATTGTGGTACCTCTGCGGttttgactcgaattggatgGTTGTGGAAGGCGATGATCGCCTGGATTGGGCGCATTGACTCGGCTAAACATGTCACGGATGGTCCGAGACGTGGAAGCACCACGCCCTCTGCGACCTCGGCCTCGACGACCACGGCTATTTTGATTTCGCTTCATCTCTCGTTCGGCGTCAGCTCGAGCAGCAGCCTCCTCTTGCGCTTTAATATGAAAATAGGACCTTTGCTTGACTACTGGATAGTTCTTCGGAGAACTTTCAAAACCTAACTTAAAGCCGGTCCTGCTTGAGGTGCGTTCTTAGGCTTTAGGTCGAACGGAATGCAGGTGCTTTGAGACTAGGAATTGAAAGTAGTCTAATATAAAATTGTAAAGACGGAGCTACCAAATTAAGACGTTTTGTGAATTTGACCAATTACATACAAAtacccgaaaaaaaaaatatttcgcaCCAACACGTTCCAAAAGCCAATGTACAAGTGGGGAAAAGGGAAAATATCATGACgcattttttaagaaatatcCATGAATATTCTCTTGGTTCCCTGTTTCAGTGTTCCCATTTATGACTTTAATTCCGGTTCCAAACCAAGGAGCAAAATTATGCCCTTGAAAGTTAGCTAAATGTGAGAAACAGTGCATAATCAACTACTACAGATATCAAACCCCGTTTTGGCCACCCAATGTCCAAGTTCTTAACATTTGGCACCACAATTCCTCTCGTGATGTCGGGGTGTCGAAAAATAcgggattatgatgcgaaattgatcaaggagactaccaaaaatatttgatcatcaaaaatcctaaatatcttacaacaacctaattagctcttcctacGACAAAATTCGAGACAGGAActttgaatagagtgggcttttgcgattttcacctCATTTAAAAATGACCATCTATGGATCGGAATACAGGGTGTACTTGAATCGATTCGAACTCGAACTCACCCGATCGTTCGGCCATCTGCCTTTCCCTTTCAGCCTTCATATCGTCCCCATAGCCTTGAATAAAGTTGTTGATGAGGTTTTCCACGTACACATTGGGAGTGATCTTGTCCCGGCCGACCTTTTGCCGACAATTGGGACAAGACATGGCCGATCCACATCGCTTCTTCCATTGCAGAACGCAGAACGCGCAAAACACGTGGCCGCAAGGCAATGTTTTGGGCTGGAACGCGATCAAATGAGCAAACTCGTGTGGTTCAAGAACACAGCAAAACCAGCATCCATCTTACCTGGATGAACATCTCGTTGCAAATGGTACAACTCAATTCTTCACtaaatttggccttgaaactGCTCGATGGTCCGGGATCCAGCTCATGCATCTTCCCTCGATTCCCGTCTTGACTTTGCGATTGACCCGGATTTCTGGGGGTTTCTAGAGGGCCGATGCCGGACCGAGAAGGCCCAGGTTCCGGTTCCTGCGCTGATGATAACTGACTTTCACTGTTTTGGCATGCCAATTGAGCGGGATTCTTGGGTTTTTCCGAATCACGTTGGGAACTCGAAGCGGGTTCGGGTTCCGGTTCCTGCGCTGATGGTAACTGACTTTCACTGCTTTGGCATGACAATTGAGCGGGATTCTTGGGTTTTTCCGAATCACGTTGGGAACTCGAAGCGGGTTCGGGTTCGGGTTCGGGTTCATGCGCTGATGATAACTGACTTTCACTGTTTTGGCATGCCAATTGTGCGGGATTCTTGGGTTTTTCGGAATCACGTTGGGAACTCGAATCGGGTTCGGGTTCCGGTTCTTTAATTCAACACAGTGGTTCAAATGTCTtgtcaagttttgatggaaataccTTTCACACGCCCTCGTATTTTCTGGCTCCCAAAATTATGagcaccaatttcaatttta
This window harbors:
- the LOC131890409 gene encoding cytochrome c oxidase assembly protein COX18, mitochondrial-like isoform X2, with amino-acid sequence MLTRGLVRTVRGGPGLSCSYRSLSSLTQRPRALLFARAPGPFSLCPLEYGRVSRRAMSSTEAVQAVNGILVQVLGSYPVTSMAEALAYVHDTTGCSWAGTIVGAAVFLRFGLLLPAQVTSQKVAAKRVLLHKEMDSQLIPELQRATAFLSKERGWSEEMAKKKFNRAQRLMVKEKIIEKNCAASKLFLPFMIQIPIWITLSLAVRRLLSVQLIPEEAIMVRFLELSREGTMAFPNLTLADPTFILPLTVGLGFLLNNEINASRHHQDIIPKGFLTIAPNIVRVFSLWMTFVATIVPSAIALYWSASSLAALAVTLIAMSPRFRALVRIPKIPEYPDKPYSNVWINWGNKLRRLRARFQRNKE
- the LOC131890297 gene encoding GTP cyclohydrolase 1-like, producing MDKETLSLNKMSLVVEDPKLDSKAPLLKSPMRSLSQSELEPSLKKLEGHFKSILSLIGENPEREGLVDTPMRAAKAMMFFTKGYEDSIQQAVKTAIFDENHDEMVVVKNIEIFSLCEHHLVPFTGKVSIGYLPQGKLLGLSKLARIVEIYSRRLQVQERLTKEIAHAVAKAINPRGVGVVVEACHMCMVMRGVQKVNSKAVTSCMMGVFRDDPKTRGEFLDLIRLN
- the LOC131890409 gene encoding cytochrome c oxidase assembly protein COX18, mitochondrial-like isoform X1; this encodes MVTVDCEVCLGSRSPKCPKSGCRTTFFLEFPLLDMSYIIHDIRHCPIKKKRSKVKDQRDTYNNVKLSIIGSMLTRGLVRTVRGGPGLSCSYRSLSSLTQRPRALLFARAPGPFSLCPLEYGRVSRRAMSSTEAVQAVNGILVQVLGSYPVTSMAEALAYVHDTTGCSWAGTIVGAAVFLRFGLLLPAQVTSQKVAAKRVLLHKEMDSQLIPELQRATAFLSKERGWSEEMAKKKFNRAQRLMVKEKIIEKNCAASKLFLPFMIQIPIWITLSLAVRRLLSVQLIPEEAIMVRFLELSREGTMAFPNLTLADPTFILPLTVGLGFLLNNEINASRHHQDIIPKGFLTIAPNIVRVFSLWMTFVATIVPSAIALYWSASSLAALAVTLIAMSPRFRALVRIPKIPEYPDKPYSNVWINWGNKLRRLRARFQRNKE
- the LOC131890407 gene encoding E3 ubiquitin-protein ligase RNF8-like isoform X2 gives rise to the protein MAQSPSTVCVLTGCGSQSVGPLAHLTLDPQGKSPGRPDPDPGPALQPHHRDFILGRSLNADVLIRDVQISRQHALIQVRWGGPGPDQWWLQDPGSINGVFLNGRPIPVQSFVPLQHGHRLSLEPKHGYQWQVHLRPAPPLPLDPASAPPMSRSTPAAHRLPSPSRDGPAAKRARLAGRGPASPTTRPARAHEPEPEPDSSSQRDSEKPKNPAQLACQNSESQLSSAHEPEPEPEPASSSQRDSEKPKNPAQLSCQSSESQLPSAQEPEPEPASSSQRDSEKPKNPAQLACQNSESQLSSAQEPEPGPSRSGIGPLETPRNPGQSQSQDGNRGKMHELDPGPSSSFKAKFSEELSCTICNEMFIQPKTLPCGHVFCAFCVLQWKKRCGSAMSCPNCRQKVGRDKITPNVYVENLINNFIQGYGDDMKAERERQMAERSAQEEAAARADAEREMKRNQNSRGRRGRGRRGRGASTSRTIRDMFSRVNAPNPGDHRLPQPSNSSQNRRGTTMYSTIDVESDSDEDDSDDDILAHANESDSSEDPLSDSPVPGDPNAPYGGYGYCYGCGRTGHWLPGCLGL
- the LOC131890407 gene encoding E3 ubiquitin-protein ligase RNF8-like isoform X1, with amino-acid sequence MAQSPSTVCVLTGCGSQSVGPLAHLTLDPQGKSPGRPDPDPGPALQPHHRDFILGRSLNADVLIRDVQISRQHALIQVRWGGPGPDQWWLQDPGSINGVFLNGRPIPVQSFVPLQHGHRLSLEPKHGYQWQVHLRPAPPLPLDPASAPPMSRSTPAAHRLPSPSRDGPAAKRARLAGRGPASPTTRPARAHGEPEPEPDSSSQRDSEKPKNPAQLACQNSESQLSSAHEPEPEPEPASSSQRDSEKPKNPAQLSCQSSESQLPSAQEPEPEPASSSQRDSEKPKNPAQLACQNSESQLSSAQEPEPGPSRSGIGPLETPRNPGQSQSQDGNRGKMHELDPGPSSSFKAKFSEELSCTICNEMFIQPKTLPCGHVFCAFCVLQWKKRCGSAMSCPNCRQKVGRDKITPNVYVENLINNFIQGYGDDMKAERERQMAERSAQEEAAARADAEREMKRNQNSRGRRGRGRRGRGASTSRTIRDMFSRVNAPNPGDHRLPQPSNSSQNRRGTTMYSTIDVESDSDEDDSDDDILAHANESDSSEDPLSDSPVPGDPNAPYGGYGYCYGCGRTGHWLPGCLGL